The Nothobranchius furzeri strain GRZ-AD chromosome 6, NfurGRZ-RIMD1, whole genome shotgun sequence genome includes a region encoding these proteins:
- the ier3ip1 gene encoding immediate early response 3-interacting protein 1, translating into MAFTLYTLIQTAILCTNAVAVLHEERFLSKIGWGVEQGVGGFGDDPGVKAQILNLIRSVRTVMRVPLIMVNSASIVLLLLFG; encoded by the exons ATGGCGTTTACTCTGTACACTCTCATCCAGACCGCTATTCTGTGCACTAATGCAGTCGCAGTGCTGCATGAAGAGAGATTTCTCAGTAAAA TCGGCTGGGGTGTCGAACAGGGAGTCGGTGGTTTTGGAGATGATCCAGGAGTCAAAGCTCAGATTCTCAACCTCATCCGCTCCGTTCGAACCGTCATGAGAG TGCCTTTGATAATGGTGAACTCTGCAAGTATTGTTCTGCTGTTGCTGTTTGGTTAA
- the hdhd2 gene encoding haloacid dehalogenase-like hydrolase domain-containing protein 2: MAGRRALKAVLIDLSGTLHVEDTAVPGAQDALHCLRQASVSVKFVTNTTKESKRNLLERLQRLNFDLQEKEIFTSLSAARSLLEQKQHRPLLLVEDSALEDFTGIDTSHPNAVVVGLAPDHFNYQTLNRAFRMILDGAPLIAIHKARYYKRKDGLALGPGPFVTGLEYAAECKATVVGKPEKTFFTQALSELGCSPSEAVMIGDDVRDDVGGAQNAGMLGILVRTGKYREGDENKISPPPHLTCDSFPDAVEHILQNLL, encoded by the exons ATGGCGGGTAGACGAGCTTTGAAGGCTGTGCTCATTGACCTCAGTGGAACTCTACATGTAGAAGACACCGCAGTGCCTGGAGCGCAGGACGCCCTCCACTG TCTACGGCAGGCATCTGTTTCTGTGAAGTTTGTGACCAACACAACCAAAGAGAGTAAGAGGAACTTACTGGAAAGGCTGCAACGTCTCAACTTTGACCTACAG GAAAAAGAGATCTTCACATCTCTGAGTGCAGCAAGAAGTCTGTTAGAGCAGAAACAACACAGGccgctgctgctggtggaggacAGCGCTTTGGAAGACTTCACTG GGATTGACACATCACATCCCAACGCTGTTGTTGTTGGACTTGCTCCTGATCACTTCAACTACCAGACTCTCAACAGGGCCTTCAG AATGATTTTGGATGGAGCTCCCCTTATCGCCATACATAAAGCTCGCTATTATAAACGTAAGGATGGTTTGGCTCTTGGCCCTGGGCCCTTTGTGACAGGACTTGAATATGCAGCAGAATGTAAAGCTACTGTAGTGGGAAAGCCTGAAAAGACGTTTTTTACACAG GCTCTGTCTGAATTAGGATGCAGCCCCAGTGAAGCTGTCATGATCGGAGAT GATGTCAGAGATGATGTAGGTGGGGCTCAAAACGCAGGAATGTTGGGTATTCTGGTCCGAACAG GTAAATACAGAGAGGGAGATGAAAATAAAATCAGCCCACCTCCTCACCTGACATGTGACAGTTTTCCAGATGCTGTTGAACACATCCTGCAGAATCTTCTCTGA
- the katnal2 gene encoding katanin p60 ATPase-containing subunit A-like 2 isoform X2: MELSYQSMKIAHQTRETDGFRTEMRKKSLLVMIYHHLLGEGYVAAAVALDQDTNASVRKFEVCDNINLEMVLTEYESYHYVKFQKYPKLVRKTAEPGESRQTKGGGVKKSPSSAVKPLPKINSSSGSQPGSAFKRTASVCEKENGIPVAPELSEFGLNVLPIKNGSAGEPAAFRKITDGKATIHDAGRGSDFHSDHMERLLKPLSGFSGMSGEMRDLAAVISGDTQLHKPSYHRPPNSVFACVHPLKDIYLHSPNVRWEDIIGLEDAKRLVKEAVVYPIKYPQLFTGILSPWKGLLLYGPPGTGKTLLAKAVATECKTTFFNISASSIVSKWRGDSEKLVRVLFELARYHAPSTIFLDELESVMGQRGSSLGGEHEGSRRMKTELLVQMDGLARSDDLVFVLAASNLPWELDHAMLRRLEKRILVNLPSSPARQAMTSHWLPPLSYIGGVELRTELDYKTLADEMEGYSGSDVRLVCKEAAMRPVRRIFDFLESHQNDTNMPAIQLEMITTADIMEVIAHTKPSARNLLARYSAWKTEYESV, from the exons ATGGAGCTGTCTTATCAGTCGATGAAAATTGCTCATCAAACTCGAGAAACC GATGGGTTCAGGACTGAAATGAGGAAGAAGAGCCTTCTTGTTATGATCTACCACCACTTGTTGGGAGAGGG CtacgtagcagcagcagtagcctTGGATCAGGACACAAATGCGAGTGTAAGAAAGTTCGAGGTTTGTGATAACATCAATCTGGAGATGGTGCTGACGGAGTATGAGAGCTATCATTACGTCAAGTTTCAGAAGTATCCCAAACTCGTCAGGAAAACAGCAGAGCCAG GTGAAAGCAGACAGACAAAAGGTGGTGGAGTCAAAAA AAGTCCCTCCTCAGCTGTGAAGCCTCTTCCCAAAATCAACTCATCCTCTGGCTCCCAGCCTGGAAGTGCATTCAAGAGAACAGCCAGTGTTTGCGAAAAA GAGAATGGTATTCCTGTAGCACCGGAGTTGTCGGAGTTCGGGCTCAACGTTCTCCCCATCAAAAACGGATCGGCTGGAGAGCCTGCAGCATTCAGAAAG ATAACTGATGGAAAAGCAACAATCCATGATGCAGGCAGAGGATCAGACTTTCACTCAGACCACATG GAGCGGCTGTTGAAGCCTCTCAGTGGCTTTTCTGGAATGAGTGGTGAAATGAGAGACCTGGCAGCAGTCATCAGTGGG GACACCCAGTTACACAAACCTAGCTACCACCGCCCTCCCAACTCTGTGTTTGCGTGTGTTCACCCCCTAAAGGACATCTATTTGCACAGCCCAAATGTACGCTGGGAGGACATCATCGGTCTGGAGGATGCCAAGCGATTAGTCAAAGAGGCTGTCGTTTATCCCATTAAG TATCCGCAATTGTTTACAGGCATCTTATCTCCATGGAAGGGCTTGCTGCTCTACGGCCCCCCAG GGACTGGTAAAACCCTTCTGGCAAAAGCCGTAGCTACAGAGTGTAAGACAACGTTCTTCAACATTTCAGCCTCTAGCATCGTCAGCAAGTGGAGAGGAGACTCTGAAAAACTTGTCAGG GTTTTGTTTGAGCTGGCCAGGTACCACGCCCCTTCCACCATCTTCCTGGATGAGCTGGAGTCAGTGATGGGACAGAGGGGATCCAGTTTGGG GGGAGAGCATGAGGGGAGTCGGAGAATGAAGACGGAGCTGCTGGTACAGATGGATGGGCTTGCACGATCAGACGACCTGGTGTTTGTACTTGCTGCCTCTAACCTGCCATG GGAGCTGGACCACGCCATGCTGAGAAGATTAGAGAAGAGGATTCTGGTGAACCTTCCCTCATCCCCTGCACGCCAAGCCATGACCTCTCACTGGCTCCCTCCTCTCAGCTACATAGGAGGGGTCGAGCTGCGAACTGAGTTGGACTACAAAACTCTGGCAGAT GAGATGGAAGGATACTCTGGCTCTGATGTCAGACTGGTGTGTAAGGAGGCTGCCATGAGGCCCGTTCGTAGGATCTTTGACTTTCTGGAGTCGCATCAGAATG ACACCAACATGCCTGCGATCCAGCTGGAAATGATAACAACAGCTGACATCATGGAGGTGATCGCACACACCAAACCATCAGCCCGAAACTTGTTGGCCAGATACTCAGCCTGGAAGACAGAATATGAGTCTGTCTGA
- the katnal2 gene encoding katanin p60 ATPase-containing subunit A-like 2 isoform X3 yields the protein MRKKSLLVMIYHHLLGEGYVAAAVALDQDTNASVRKFEVCDNINLEMVLTEYESYHYVKFQKYPKLVRKTAEPGESRQTKGGGVKKSPSSAVKPLPKINSSSGSQPGSAFKRTASVCEKENGIPVAPELSEFGLNVLPIKNGSAGEPAAFRKITDGKATIHDAGRGSDFHSDHMERLLKPLSGFSGMSGEMRDLAAVISGDTQLHKPSYHRPPNSVFACVHPLKDIYLHSPNVRWEDIIGLEDAKRLVKEAVVYPIKYPQLFTGILSPWKGLLLYGPPGTGKTLLAKAVATECKTTFFNISASSIVSKWRGDSEKLVRVLFELARYHAPSTIFLDELESVMGQRGSSLGGEHEGSRRMKTELLVQMDGLARSDDLVFVLAASNLPWELDHAMLRRLEKRILVNLPSSPARQAMTSHWLPPLSYIGGVELRTELDYKTLADEMEGYSGSDVRLVCKEAAMRPVRRIFDFLESHQNADTNMPAIQLEMITTADIMEVIAHTKPSARNLLARYSAWKTEYESV from the exons ATGAGGAAGAAGAGCCTTCTTGTTATGATCTACCACCACTTGTTGGGAGAGGG CtacgtagcagcagcagtagcctTGGATCAGGACACAAATGCGAGTGTAAGAAAGTTCGAGGTTTGTGATAACATCAATCTGGAGATGGTGCTGACGGAGTATGAGAGCTATCATTACGTCAAGTTTCAGAAGTATCCCAAACTCGTCAGGAAAACAGCAGAGCCAG GTGAAAGCAGACAGACAAAAGGTGGTGGAGTCAAAAA AAGTCCCTCCTCAGCTGTGAAGCCTCTTCCCAAAATCAACTCATCCTCTGGCTCCCAGCCTGGAAGTGCATTCAAGAGAACAGCCAGTGTTTGCGAAAAA GAGAATGGTATTCCTGTAGCACCGGAGTTGTCGGAGTTCGGGCTCAACGTTCTCCCCATCAAAAACGGATCGGCTGGAGAGCCTGCAGCATTCAGAAAG ATAACTGATGGAAAAGCAACAATCCATGATGCAGGCAGAGGATCAGACTTTCACTCAGACCACATG GAGCGGCTGTTGAAGCCTCTCAGTGGCTTTTCTGGAATGAGTGGTGAAATGAGAGACCTGGCAGCAGTCATCAGTGGG GACACCCAGTTACACAAACCTAGCTACCACCGCCCTCCCAACTCTGTGTTTGCGTGTGTTCACCCCCTAAAGGACATCTATTTGCACAGCCCAAATGTACGCTGGGAGGACATCATCGGTCTGGAGGATGCCAAGCGATTAGTCAAAGAGGCTGTCGTTTATCCCATTAAG TATCCGCAATTGTTTACAGGCATCTTATCTCCATGGAAGGGCTTGCTGCTCTACGGCCCCCCAG GGACTGGTAAAACCCTTCTGGCAAAAGCCGTAGCTACAGAGTGTAAGACAACGTTCTTCAACATTTCAGCCTCTAGCATCGTCAGCAAGTGGAGAGGAGACTCTGAAAAACTTGTCAGG GTTTTGTTTGAGCTGGCCAGGTACCACGCCCCTTCCACCATCTTCCTGGATGAGCTGGAGTCAGTGATGGGACAGAGGGGATCCAGTTTGGG GGGAGAGCATGAGGGGAGTCGGAGAATGAAGACGGAGCTGCTGGTACAGATGGATGGGCTTGCACGATCAGACGACCTGGTGTTTGTACTTGCTGCCTCTAACCTGCCATG GGAGCTGGACCACGCCATGCTGAGAAGATTAGAGAAGAGGATTCTGGTGAACCTTCCCTCATCCCCTGCACGCCAAGCCATGACCTCTCACTGGCTCCCTCCTCTCAGCTACATAGGAGGGGTCGAGCTGCGAACTGAGTTGGACTACAAAACTCTGGCAGAT GAGATGGAAGGATACTCTGGCTCTGATGTCAGACTGGTGTGTAAGGAGGCTGCCATGAGGCCCGTTCGTAGGATCTTTGACTTTCTGGAGTCGCATCAGAATG CAGACACCAACATGCCTGCGATCCAGCTGGAAATGATAACAACAGCTGACATCATGGAGGTGATCGCACACACCAAACCATCAGCCCGAAACTTGTTGGCCAGATACTCAGCCTGGAAGACAGAATATGAGTCTGTCTGA
- the katnal2 gene encoding katanin p60 ATPase-containing subunit A-like 2 isoform X4, with amino-acid sequence MELSYQSMKIAHQTRETDGFRTEMRKKSLLVMIYHHLLGEGYVAAAVALDQDTNASVRKFEVCDNINLEMVLTEYESYHYVKFQKYPKLVRKTAEPGESRQTKGGGVKKSPSSAVKPLPKINSSSGSQPGSAFKRTASVCEKENGIPVAPELSEFGLNVLPIKNGSAGEPAAFRKITDGKATIHDAGRGSDFHSDHMERLLKPLSGFSGMSGEMRDLAAVISGDIYLHSPNVRWEDIIGLEDAKRLVKEAVVYPIKYPQLFTGILSPWKGLLLYGPPGTGKTLLAKAVATECKTTFFNISASSIVSKWRGDSEKLVRVLFELARYHAPSTIFLDELESVMGQRGSSLGGEHEGSRRMKTELLVQMDGLARSDDLVFVLAASNLPWELDHAMLRRLEKRILVNLPSSPARQAMTSHWLPPLSYIGGVELRTELDYKTLADEMEGYSGSDVRLVCKEAAMRPVRRIFDFLESHQNADTNMPAIQLEMITTADIMEVIAHTKPSARNLLARYSAWKTEYESV; translated from the exons ATGGAGCTGTCTTATCAGTCGATGAAAATTGCTCATCAAACTCGAGAAACC GATGGGTTCAGGACTGAAATGAGGAAGAAGAGCCTTCTTGTTATGATCTACCACCACTTGTTGGGAGAGGG CtacgtagcagcagcagtagcctTGGATCAGGACACAAATGCGAGTGTAAGAAAGTTCGAGGTTTGTGATAACATCAATCTGGAGATGGTGCTGACGGAGTATGAGAGCTATCATTACGTCAAGTTTCAGAAGTATCCCAAACTCGTCAGGAAAACAGCAGAGCCAG GTGAAAGCAGACAGACAAAAGGTGGTGGAGTCAAAAA AAGTCCCTCCTCAGCTGTGAAGCCTCTTCCCAAAATCAACTCATCCTCTGGCTCCCAGCCTGGAAGTGCATTCAAGAGAACAGCCAGTGTTTGCGAAAAA GAGAATGGTATTCCTGTAGCACCGGAGTTGTCGGAGTTCGGGCTCAACGTTCTCCCCATCAAAAACGGATCGGCTGGAGAGCCTGCAGCATTCAGAAAG ATAACTGATGGAAAAGCAACAATCCATGATGCAGGCAGAGGATCAGACTTTCACTCAGACCACATG GAGCGGCTGTTGAAGCCTCTCAGTGGCTTTTCTGGAATGAGTGGTGAAATGAGAGACCTGGCAGCAGTCATCAGTGGG GACATCTATTTGCACAGCCCAAATGTACGCTGGGAGGACATCATCGGTCTGGAGGATGCCAAGCGATTAGTCAAAGAGGCTGTCGTTTATCCCATTAAG TATCCGCAATTGTTTACAGGCATCTTATCTCCATGGAAGGGCTTGCTGCTCTACGGCCCCCCAG GGACTGGTAAAACCCTTCTGGCAAAAGCCGTAGCTACAGAGTGTAAGACAACGTTCTTCAACATTTCAGCCTCTAGCATCGTCAGCAAGTGGAGAGGAGACTCTGAAAAACTTGTCAGG GTTTTGTTTGAGCTGGCCAGGTACCACGCCCCTTCCACCATCTTCCTGGATGAGCTGGAGTCAGTGATGGGACAGAGGGGATCCAGTTTGGG GGGAGAGCATGAGGGGAGTCGGAGAATGAAGACGGAGCTGCTGGTACAGATGGATGGGCTTGCACGATCAGACGACCTGGTGTTTGTACTTGCTGCCTCTAACCTGCCATG GGAGCTGGACCACGCCATGCTGAGAAGATTAGAGAAGAGGATTCTGGTGAACCTTCCCTCATCCCCTGCACGCCAAGCCATGACCTCTCACTGGCTCCCTCCTCTCAGCTACATAGGAGGGGTCGAGCTGCGAACTGAGTTGGACTACAAAACTCTGGCAGAT GAGATGGAAGGATACTCTGGCTCTGATGTCAGACTGGTGTGTAAGGAGGCTGCCATGAGGCCCGTTCGTAGGATCTTTGACTTTCTGGAGTCGCATCAGAATG CAGACACCAACATGCCTGCGATCCAGCTGGAAATGATAACAACAGCTGACATCATGGAGGTGATCGCACACACCAAACCATCAGCCCGAAACTTGTTGGCCAGATACTCAGCCTGGAAGACAGAATATGAGTCTGTCTGA
- the katnal2 gene encoding katanin p60 ATPase-containing subunit A-like 2 isoform X1, with product MELSYQSMKIAHQTRETDGFRTEMRKKSLLVMIYHHLLGEGYVAAAVALDQDTNASVRKFEVCDNINLEMVLTEYESYHYVKFQKYPKLVRKTAEPGESRQTKGGGVKKSPSSAVKPLPKINSSSGSQPGSAFKRTASVCEKENGIPVAPELSEFGLNVLPIKNGSAGEPAAFRKITDGKATIHDAGRGSDFHSDHMERLLKPLSGFSGMSGEMRDLAAVISGDTQLHKPSYHRPPNSVFACVHPLKDIYLHSPNVRWEDIIGLEDAKRLVKEAVVYPIKYPQLFTGILSPWKGLLLYGPPGTGKTLLAKAVATECKTTFFNISASSIVSKWRGDSEKLVRVLFELARYHAPSTIFLDELESVMGQRGSSLGGEHEGSRRMKTELLVQMDGLARSDDLVFVLAASNLPWELDHAMLRRLEKRILVNLPSSPARQAMTSHWLPPLSYIGGVELRTELDYKTLADEMEGYSGSDVRLVCKEAAMRPVRRIFDFLESHQNADTNMPAIQLEMITTADIMEVIAHTKPSARNLLARYSAWKTEYESV from the exons ATGGAGCTGTCTTATCAGTCGATGAAAATTGCTCATCAAACTCGAGAAACC GATGGGTTCAGGACTGAAATGAGGAAGAAGAGCCTTCTTGTTATGATCTACCACCACTTGTTGGGAGAGGG CtacgtagcagcagcagtagcctTGGATCAGGACACAAATGCGAGTGTAAGAAAGTTCGAGGTTTGTGATAACATCAATCTGGAGATGGTGCTGACGGAGTATGAGAGCTATCATTACGTCAAGTTTCAGAAGTATCCCAAACTCGTCAGGAAAACAGCAGAGCCAG GTGAAAGCAGACAGACAAAAGGTGGTGGAGTCAAAAA AAGTCCCTCCTCAGCTGTGAAGCCTCTTCCCAAAATCAACTCATCCTCTGGCTCCCAGCCTGGAAGTGCATTCAAGAGAACAGCCAGTGTTTGCGAAAAA GAGAATGGTATTCCTGTAGCACCGGAGTTGTCGGAGTTCGGGCTCAACGTTCTCCCCATCAAAAACGGATCGGCTGGAGAGCCTGCAGCATTCAGAAAG ATAACTGATGGAAAAGCAACAATCCATGATGCAGGCAGAGGATCAGACTTTCACTCAGACCACATG GAGCGGCTGTTGAAGCCTCTCAGTGGCTTTTCTGGAATGAGTGGTGAAATGAGAGACCTGGCAGCAGTCATCAGTGGG GACACCCAGTTACACAAACCTAGCTACCACCGCCCTCCCAACTCTGTGTTTGCGTGTGTTCACCCCCTAAAGGACATCTATTTGCACAGCCCAAATGTACGCTGGGAGGACATCATCGGTCTGGAGGATGCCAAGCGATTAGTCAAAGAGGCTGTCGTTTATCCCATTAAG TATCCGCAATTGTTTACAGGCATCTTATCTCCATGGAAGGGCTTGCTGCTCTACGGCCCCCCAG GGACTGGTAAAACCCTTCTGGCAAAAGCCGTAGCTACAGAGTGTAAGACAACGTTCTTCAACATTTCAGCCTCTAGCATCGTCAGCAAGTGGAGAGGAGACTCTGAAAAACTTGTCAGG GTTTTGTTTGAGCTGGCCAGGTACCACGCCCCTTCCACCATCTTCCTGGATGAGCTGGAGTCAGTGATGGGACAGAGGGGATCCAGTTTGGG GGGAGAGCATGAGGGGAGTCGGAGAATGAAGACGGAGCTGCTGGTACAGATGGATGGGCTTGCACGATCAGACGACCTGGTGTTTGTACTTGCTGCCTCTAACCTGCCATG GGAGCTGGACCACGCCATGCTGAGAAGATTAGAGAAGAGGATTCTGGTGAACCTTCCCTCATCCCCTGCACGCCAAGCCATGACCTCTCACTGGCTCCCTCCTCTCAGCTACATAGGAGGGGTCGAGCTGCGAACTGAGTTGGACTACAAAACTCTGGCAGAT GAGATGGAAGGATACTCTGGCTCTGATGTCAGACTGGTGTGTAAGGAGGCTGCCATGAGGCCCGTTCGTAGGATCTTTGACTTTCTGGAGTCGCATCAGAATG CAGACACCAACATGCCTGCGATCCAGCTGGAAATGATAACAACAGCTGACATCATGGAGGTGATCGCACACACCAAACCATCAGCCCGAAACTTGTTGGCCAGATACTCAGCCTGGAAGACAGAATATGAGTCTGTCTGA
- the sigmar1 gene encoding sigma non-opioid intracellular receptor 1 — protein MSFVRAILRLFAVATVAVLVVLLLRYWMATKTYVFNKEDIAKLAKQYAGQDHEQAFSKVVLELRKRYPGHILPDEDLQWVFVNAGGWMGSMCLLHASLTEYLLLFGTAVDTGGHSGRYWAEISDTIISGTFRQWKEGTTKSEIYYPGDFIVHEVGEATSVQWSAGTWMVEYGRGFIPSTLGFALADTLFSTQDFVTMFHTIHIYTKALLLEAATLLTEAGVF, from the exons ATGTCGTTTGTCAGAGCGATTTTAAGACTATTTGCAGTCGCTACAGTCGCCGTCCTGGTCGTGCTGTTGCTACGGTACTGGATGGCCACCAAGACGTATGTTTTCAACAAAGAAGACATCGCCAAGTTGGCGAAGCAATACGCGG GGCAAGACCATGAGCAGGCGTTCTCCAAAGTGGTATTGGAGCTCAGAAAGAG GTATCCAGGCCACATTCTGCCTGATGAAGACTTGCAGTGGGTGTTTGTGAATGCTGGAGGATGGATGGGCTCCATGTGTCTCCTCCATGCCTCGCTCACTGAGTATTTACTACTGTTTGGTACTGCTGTGGACACAGGAGGACACTCAG GTCGATATTGGGCTGAAATATCTGACACTATCATCTCCGGCACATTCCGGCAGTGGAAGGAGGGGACTACTAAGAGTGAAATCTACTATCCAG GTGACTTCATTGTTCATGAAGTGGGAGAAGCTACATCAGTCCAGTGGAGCGCTGGGACTTGGATGGTGGAGTACGGAAGAGGTTTCATTCCCTCGACTCTTGGCTTTGCTCTTGCAGACACTCTGTTCAGCACCCAGGACTTTGTCACCATGTTCCACACCATACATATTTACACAAAGGCTCTGCTGCTCGAGGCCGCTACGCTCCTCACAGAGGCTGGAGTTTTCTGA